The following DNA comes from Candidatus Hydrogenedentota bacterium.
CTGGCGGGCCTTGGGCTGGCGGGAACGGCCCGGTCCGGCGAACAAGCCGCAGTGCCCGAGGATGTGACCATGCCTGACTTCCCGATCACGGATACTCACGTGCATTTCTGGGACCCGGCCAATCTGCGGTATCCGTGGCTGGATAACTCGGAATTGCTCAATAAACCCTATCTGCCCGAGGACTACACCGCCGCATCCCTGCCGACGAACGTGGGGCGGATAGTATTCGTGCAAGCGGCATGCCTCACCGAACAGGCGGCCGAAGAAGTGGCGTGGGTGACCGGGCTGGCCCGGAAAGATGCGCGCATTCGAGGCATCGTGGCCGACGCGCCCCTCGAGAAAGGCGACGAGGTTGCGCCGTTGCTCGAATCGTTCGCCCGGAATCCGCTTGTGAAAGGCGTACGGCGGTTTTTGCGAAACGGCATCGTTGATGGCGAACTCACCCCCGGTTACGTGCGCGGGGTCGAGCTGTTGGGGCGCGGCAGATTGTCCTGCGACCTCGGCGTTGGTGCTGGCGAACTTCCTCTTGCCACCAGACTTGCAAGACGTTTCCCGGACGTGCAGTTCATGCTGTGCCACATCGGCGTGCCGGACATCAGGAACCGGAAACTCGACCCGTGGCGCGAGGAGCTTCGCGCGCTGGGGGCGCTCCCGAACGTGATTTGTAAACTGTCGGGCATGGCCACTCTGGCCGACCCTGATAATTGGACCCGCGAAGAACTCGGGCCATTTTTCGAGCATGTTTTCGCGTGTTTCGGGTTCGAGCGGACGGCGTTTGCAAGCGATTGGCCGGTCATGCTGCGCGCCACGACGTATCCGC
Coding sequences within:
- a CDS encoding amidohydrolase family protein; protein product: MRRRTFLALAGLGLAGTARSGEQAAVPEDVTMPDFPITDTHVHFWDPANLRYPWLDNSELLNKPYLPEDYTAASLPTNVGRIVFVQAACLTEQAAEEVAWVTGLARKDARIRGIVADAPLEKGDEVAPLLESFARNPLVKGVRRFLRNGIVDGELTPGYVRGVELLGRGRLSCDLGVGAGELPLATRLARRFPDVQFMLCHIGVPDIRNRKLDPWREELRALGALPNVICKLSGMATLADPDNWTREELGPFFEHVFACFGFERTAFASDWPVMLRATTYPRWVETVMWALEGCSEADRRHLFNDTASKWYRLGA